The Vulpes vulpes isolate BD-2025 chromosome 8, VulVul3, whole genome shotgun sequence genome has a window encoding:
- the ATP5MC2 gene encoding ATP synthase F(0) complex subunit C2, mitochondrial isoform X1 produces MQNFLNTHFEYTVPFLSSPATAPHPLKMYACAKFVSTPFLARSTSQLLSRSLSAVVLKPPETLTDKSLSSLAAPHPLTSLIPSRSFQTSAISRDIDTAAKFIGAGAATVGVAGSGAGIGTVFGSLIIGYARNPSLKQQLFSYAILGFALSEAMGLFCLMVAFLILFAM; encoded by the exons ATGCAAAATTTTTTGAATACACATTTTGAATACACTGTCCCTTTCCTCAG CTCTCCTGCTACAGCCCCTCATCCCCTGAAAATGTACGCCTGTGCAAAGTTCGTCTCCACCCCCTTCTTG GCCCGGAGCACCTCTCAGCTGTTGAGCCGATCACTGTCTGCAGTGGTGCTAAAACCACCAGAGACACTGACAGATAAG AGCCTCAGCAGCTTGGCAGCCCCACATCCCCTGACCTCACTTATTCCTAGCCGCAGCTTCCAAACCAGCGCCATTTCAAGGGACATTGACACGGCAGCCAAGTTcattggggctggggctgccactGTAGGGGtggctggctctggggctggaatTGGGACTGTGTTTGGGAGCCTCATCATTGGTTATGCCAG gAATCCCTCTCTGAAGCAACAGCTCTTCTCCTACGCCATTCTGGGCTTTGCCCTCTCGGAGGCCATGGGGCTCTTTTGCCTGATGGTGGCCTTTCTCATCCTCTTCGCCATGTGA
- the ATP5MC2 gene encoding ATP synthase F(0) complex subunit C2, mitochondrial isoform X2 → MRRARARDAHVASPATAPHPLKMYACAKFVSTPFLARSTSQLLSRSLSAVVLKPPETLTDKSLSSLAAPHPLTSLIPSRSFQTSAISRDIDTAAKFIGAGAATVGVAGSGAGIGTVFGSLIIGYARNPSLKQQLFSYAILGFALSEAMGLFCLMVAFLILFAM, encoded by the exons ATGCGCCGCGCACGCGCGCGGGACGCCCACGTCGC CTCTCCTGCTACAGCCCCTCATCCCCTGAAAATGTACGCCTGTGCAAAGTTCGTCTCCACCCCCTTCTTG GCCCGGAGCACCTCTCAGCTGTTGAGCCGATCACTGTCTGCAGTGGTGCTAAAACCACCAGAGACACTGACAGATAAG AGCCTCAGCAGCTTGGCAGCCCCACATCCCCTGACCTCACTTATTCCTAGCCGCAGCTTCCAAACCAGCGCCATTTCAAGGGACATTGACACGGCAGCCAAGTTcattggggctggggctgccactGTAGGGGtggctggctctggggctggaatTGGGACTGTGTTTGGGAGCCTCATCATTGGTTATGCCAG gAATCCCTCTCTGAAGCAACAGCTCTTCTCCTACGCCATTCTGGGCTTTGCCCTCTCGGAGGCCATGGGGCTCTTTTGCCTGATGGTGGCCTTTCTCATCCTCTTCGCCATGTGA
- the ATP5MC2 gene encoding ATP synthase F(0) complex subunit C2, mitochondrial isoform X3, whose amino-acid sequence MYACAKFVSTPFLARSTSQLLSRSLSAVVLKPPETLTDKSLSSLAAPHPLTSLIPSRSFQTSAISRDIDTAAKFIGAGAATVGVAGSGAGIGTVFGSLIIGYARNPSLKQQLFSYAILGFALSEAMGLFCLMVAFLILFAM is encoded by the exons ATGTACGCCTGTGCAAAGTTCGTCTCCACCCCCTTCTTG GCCCGGAGCACCTCTCAGCTGTTGAGCCGATCACTGTCTGCAGTGGTGCTAAAACCACCAGAGACACTGACAGATAAG AGCCTCAGCAGCTTGGCAGCCCCACATCCCCTGACCTCACTTATTCCTAGCCGCAGCTTCCAAACCAGCGCCATTTCAAGGGACATTGACACGGCAGCCAAGTTcattggggctggggctgccactGTAGGGGtggctggctctggggctggaatTGGGACTGTGTTTGGGAGCCTCATCATTGGTTATGCCAG gAATCCCTCTCTGAAGCAACAGCTCTTCTCCTACGCCATTCTGGGCTTTGCCCTCTCGGAGGCCATGGGGCTCTTTTGCCTGATGGTGGCCTTTCTCATCCTCTTCGCCATGTGA